In Xenopus laevis strain J_2021 chromosome 2S, Xenopus_laevis_v10.1, whole genome shotgun sequence, a genomic segment contains:
- the dnajc22.S gene encoding dnaJ homolog subfamily C member 22: MGKSLLAAYGLWVLGGPLGLYHIYLGRDSHALLWMLTLGGFGTGWMWDFWKIPGHVYKYNRQEKRNIEVKEGEPSASPIRFMGQVATGIYFGIVATIGLSFLSSFYMVVLPLAVALGVHLVATVGEQTSDLKSTLIAAFLTSPIFYGRAVSMIPISLTATITSQQHRKYRLQQEKQEKLSLRLYRIGLVYLAFTGPLAYSALLNTSRTVSYVAGSIGSMLAWLSIFPGISGLVERLLLLPYRFWAMFSGGGVFRDQYFKEWEKIYEFVATFQNEKEELACKILGIDSKSTMEEISRKYRELVKIWHPDHNRHRLEEAQERFLEIQAAYETLVRLRRSKAM; encoded by the exons ATGGGGAAAAGTCTTCTAGCTGCATATGGACTATGGGTGCTAGGGGGCCCATTAGGACTCTATCATATCTATCTTGGACGAGACAGCCATGCCTTGCTTTGGATGCTCACTCTTGGAGGATTTGGTACAGGTTGGATGTGGGATTTCTGGAAGATTCCTGGACACGTATACAAATATAATCGTCAAGAGAAAAGAAATATTGAGGTGAAGGAAGGTGAACCATCTGCTAGCCCCATCCGTTTTATGGGACAGGTGGCAACAGGTATTTATTTTGGAATAGTGGCAACTATTGGACTCTCTTTCCTTAGCAGTTTCTACATGGTAGTGCTGCCACTGGCAGTTGCACTGGGAGTGCATCTTGTGGCCACTGTTGGTGAACAAACGTCAGATCTGAAAAGCACCCTTATAGCAGCATTCCTTACCTCCCCAATCTTCTATGGCCGTGCTGTCTCCATGATCCCAATCAGCCTCACTGCAACCATCACCTCCCAGCAACACAGAAAATATAGGCTGCAACAAGAGAAGCAAGAAAAACTTAGTCTCCGTCTCTATCGTATTGGTCTTGTCTATTTGGCCTTTACTGGACCATTAGCCTACAGTGCTTTGCTGAACACAAGCCGCACTGTGAGCTATGTTGCTGGAAGCATTGGATCTATGCTTGCGTGGCTTAGCATCTTTCCTGGTATCAGTGGACTAGTGGAGCGGCTGCTGCTTCTGCCTTATAGGTTTTGGGCAATGTTTTCTGGTGGAGGGGTATTTCGCGATCAATACTTCAAGGAATGGGAGAAAATCTATGAGTTTGTGGCCACATTTCAAAATGAGAAGGAAGAGTTGGCctgcaag ATATTGGGAATTGACTCCAAATCTACAATGGAAGAGATCAGTCGAAAATATAGGGAGCTTGTGAAGATATGGCACCCGGATCACAACCGGCACCGACTAGAAGAGGCTCAAGAACGTTTTCTTGAGATCCAAGCAGCTTATGAGACTCTCGTGCGCCTCAGGAGAAGCAAAGCAATGTGA